The nucleotide window TAAAAAACATATTGAGGCGACTAAAGACCCTGCGGTTGTTGAAGAAGAAGTTCGTAAGAAAATGGAACTTTTGAATTCTGAGCAGGTTTCTTTTAAATTAAATACAATAACAATAGAAAAAAATACGCAAATTTCGACAAATGAACTTATGAGGCTAGTCGATTTTAAAATAGGCAAAATGGTTACAATAAACGATTTGATTATGTCAGCTAATGATATTACTGATTATTACCAATCCCGAGGTTATCTTTCTACGATAGCTTATTTGCCTCCTCAAAAAGTTCAAAACGGTAATATTACAATTGTTATATTGGAAGGTAAATACGGCAAAGTCGATATAACAGGCAATAAATGGGCGAAAGCTACATATTTGAATAAAACATTTTTAAAAGACCAAGGAATTGTTGAGGGAAATGTTTTAAATGTAAATGATATTAAACAATCACTACAAAATGTCAATGGTGTTGGATATATGAAAGCTAATATCGAAATCCAAGACAATGAGGAAAGTGAAGAATTTTCTGATATTACATTGAATGTCAAAGATAGATTCCCGATAGATGTTGACCTTAGATATGATAATCAAGGTAGAGATGTAATCGGCTCACAACGTGGAGTTTTATACGCAGGCTTGTATAATGTTACGGGGCACGGTGACAGATTGTTGGGTACGGGTGTATTTTCATCTCGTTCAGTAGGTGCGGGTGCTTTTTATACTATTCCGATAGCTAAAAACGAAACTAAATTGAATTTAGGTTATTCATATTCTCATGTAAAACTTGGAAAACAATTTAAAGAATTTGATATGACAGGGGATTCAAACAATTATTTTATCGGAGTTTCCAGAAGATTAGCTCAAGGTGATGATTACAGATTATATGGTGATGTCACATTTGATATGAGGGATTCTAAATCAAGAATCGGAATTGTTGATTATACTCAAGAATATAAAACCAGAGCACTTAGATTTACGTTGACTGATATCAAAGACGATTTTTACGGTAAATGGTTGTTTAACGGTTCAGCAGGAGTTGGTATT belongs to Candidatus Gastranaerophilales bacterium and includes:
- a CDS encoding ShlB/FhaC/HecB family hemolysin secretion/activation protein is translated as MKKTLLTLSVAMFLVLQSSAAFALNTYSAPMSGFDAGVIDNSNFMQLKETEAKKHIEATKDPAVVEEEVRKKMELLNSEQVSFKLNTITIEKNTQISTNELMRLVDFKIGKMVTINDLIMSANDITDYYQSRGYLSTIAYLPPQKVQNGNITIVILEGKYGKVDITGNKWAKATYLNKTFLKDQGIVEGNVLNVNDIKQSLQNVNGVGYMKANIEIQDNEESEEFSDITLNVKDRFPIDVDLRYDNQGRDVIGSQRGVLYAGLYNVTGHGDRLLGTGVFSSRSVGAGAFYTIPIAKNETKLNLGYSYSHVKLGKQFKEFDMTGDSNNYFIGVSRRLAQGDDYRLYGDVTFDMRDSKSRIGIVDYTQEYKTRALRFTLTDIKDDFYGKWLFNGSAGVGIPLLGATNGSSDRQFASNNFVKLNANVARMQVLPKNCLGIFQLNGQYANRALFASEKMQFGGISSVRGFDEGYYIGDYGLTASLEFRAPVPYLRHVLPDKYKFIDDSIRLAAFYDIGWLGDRFSSDPTKTLMSVGPGVVLKLTKYLSGNFYWGIPIAGKDDEVKSCRFHFTLTSNVL